CCATGGAGACAACTTTATCGTTGCTCAGAAGCTCCTCTCCCGCAaatattaacaattaaaaataggttaaaaaatgaaaagcaCGCCGACTTCAGCTAATGATGAAAATGTACTTCAACGTTTTGTTACCCTTTATTCTTTTGGTTACAGTAACATCAGAAAGACACTTTCTTGCAACTAGAATGTTTAAGATGATCTCCGTCCTAATGATGATGAGAAGTCTAAGCTAAGAAATTTTTAAACCGTTACGAATAGCAGGACTTGCTAGAAAACCATGAATAAAATTGATCATTACGAATTGCAGGACTTGCAAGAAAACCGTGAATAAAATTGATCAAGGACAAAGGGTTTGATCCTTATTAagcataaataaaacacataaacatataaagaTGATGTTACCTTGAGATGATACTTCTTCTGCAGCGACTGCCGGAAAAGACCCGTATATATTCCACACATCCACCAACCAAATAGTAAGCCTTCGCCAATGAGGAACGATGTACCTGGATCAATACCATGACATACAGCTGTTGCAGCTGCAAGAGCAATGCCACCCTCAACAAAAATGGCATGACAAACACAAGGGGTAGTCCAAGGAGTATCATCTCTCAGCCTCTCGACATTACGCCCAAACAAGACACACGGGCAGAAAAGTCCTGTCCAGCCTACAGAAAGTAAGATATAAAAACCAGAGGTGTTAAAAGAAGAATCAACAGCTGCACACAGACCACATGCAAGAATATGATAAGGAGATTCTTTGCTGAGATGGAAGGATCCCAAAAATCGAACCAGAGTAATAAAAACCTAACATAGTGACAGATGTTGGTTTTTTTCCACAAATTGAATAAGGAGCGAATATTTGTTGATTATCAATATAGTTGATGTCCAGAGGGCTTATTCTTCCAGCACCTACATTTTTGGAAAGATCTTTCTATTCGCTCTTGCAGAATACTAAACCACAACCAAGACTAATCTATTTCCCCTCATAAGTGTTAGAAACATGAGATGCCGGTTACACAATGTTTTTATCACCTCCCATTGGTTTCGGCAGAATCTTGTTACTTAACCAAGACTGTAATGACCAAATCCTCCGCTTGGTTGGTCTGAAGATCAAAAGAGGTCTAAATGGTAACAGAGAGACTAAAGGTTTCATTTTCTATGCAAAAGCTACAAGATACTATTCTCATAGTTCAAGTGCTTTCTGCCACCACAGGTTAAGCGTTAACGAAATTACGAAAATGACAAAGAGCagtattaaatttgtaatttagaCAAGCAGACGTCAGTCCCTTTTACATAATGTATATAAATGATCACTTAATCAGTTTATCCTGTATTTCCAAAATGATAGTGTGAATAGAGAGTTTCTTTCATCAAAAGAGGTGAAAGAGAAAAATGGATAGATTTTGTTAAgtattttatgtgttgtttccAAGAACACTGGTAGCATATAGATAATGAGGAACATATGCAAGTCATTACAGGGCACAGGCATTATCTACATAATGTAAAAAAGAACACTTACAGCTATCTTTGTCCTCTGCACATCCAAAAATCCCACTTGTCCAAGGCTCATCTGCAGGAGGCTCAAAACTTTCAGGTAAAACTTGTCCACATTCGTTGCACTTGTGAACGACTAGCTGCTCAATTAGACATGAAATTTGTATTAGAAGAGAAGTTAGAGAACAACCAAATCTAGAACAAAAGTAAAACCAATCAAGAACATACTAATATCTGACAGATATATTGGAGGAATCAAAGTAATATACTTTTTTGCAATTTCAATTAATAAAGTTCGCGAAACGCTACACCATGTAATGACTGACAAATAAAAGTTCCTACAAAGGAAATGTTTGTTTggattcttcaagaacttcattTTGTTAAACATGTGACTGCTTGCAGCATAATCTTGGAATTTATACACTCTTTATAGAATAGTTGTCGTCAGTGTGCAGTGATACATTTCAGAACAAGCCCTTGATTATATGTTTCTTATGACAAAATCCATTcagtaattttatattatttgtagGATAGTTGTTAGTGTGCAATCATGCAGTTAGATACTAGCCCTTGACTAAATGTTTCTTATGACAATATCTATAAAGTGAGTGAGTCAGATCTGTATCTTATAATTCAACAATAAATCTAGTGATTCTTGTGCGCTACGTACTATCCTTCATaatcttcaatttattttgtagCATCAACTCCAAGACAGGACCACATTCGACTTAATATTGGAGATGATGGATAATGAATTTACTGCGAAGGCTTTAAAGTTTACTTCTCATTaatcattatcctttcttacTGTGATATTGTTCTGTACCAGCTTCAGTACTATCAACAGTACGTTATTAGATTGATATTTTTGACATATCTTATAGTTATTGATGTACAAGTAAGCCTTGGTGATATGCAACTGTATTACTCAAAAAGAGTTCATTAAACCTACAGAATAAGGATTTTAGCATGtgacaccttttttttttaaccaaaccGATTCAAAACTAGTTTATGAAATATAAGCATCAGTCTAGAATTTCTGTAGCGTAAAAcaatattttccctatttataatttcttctcgACTTATCTAAATTgagtaatttctttttcttcttcttcaatatctaataaaagaaatttctaaaattaaattcaattgaAAACTCATAGCATTAAActaaaagccaaaaaaaaaaaaagaagtcaatACCAGTAACCCTAATTGCAAATCAGGATAAAATTTACTCAATAAGAATAAACCCTATTGGAAGTTTGAATATTAAAAcagtactcttttttcctttggGTGCGCAAAGGATGAAACTCACACTCCTATGCAATaactcgcaaaccacataggagcaCTAGGCAAGTGAGATACGACGAGTTCAACCCAAAAGGAAAAGCAGCtaggggtttcgaacttgagacctccaagaTTGAAGTCCCAAGACCAAACCACTAGGCCGCCCCAAAAATAATGTTGTGAACGTTTGTGGATTATGTCTTTCTAACTGAGTATACCAGaactagagagaaaaaaaagtaaataaaaaagaaaatgggaatccaaaaaaatcagaaaaaatgaaaaaagaatggAAGTCCCACATGAATGCTCTTTTTTGGCCTATTTTCTGTCTCTCACTCATTACAAAGAGAATGAGGCCACTTTAAGTATTACACTGAATAGTTCAGGGGGATTTTGAGGTATTCacactaaaaaagaaatactatTGTCATGATAGGAATTTGAACTCGTACTCATATAAGGGAATTCGACGGCTCATATAACAAACAATTTTGTACTTATCCTTTACTGATACTATAACTTTTCGACGAAGCGAATTCAATTATATCCTACCCTCTTTACTTACACAACCCGAATCTACCACTCTCATGTTATATATCAGCCTTAGCCCAACGGCGCTACCTACTCCAATATCGCACAAGTAATTATTGGGCCGAGAAGAAGCAACATAAATGGAAAGCTTTCACAAAGGTTGATTTGGGACCCAGCCTCGGCCCAATAATTAGTTGTGTGACATCCGAGTAGGTAGCGCGACATTGGGCCAAAGCTGATCATAACATCTCACCAGCACAAGTATTGGGCGGAACACAAAACAACAACACAGTAATTCCACAAGTGGAGTCTGAAGAAGGTAGGACATACCAGACCTTACATCTATCTATGTAGGATTGAGAGATTGcttccaatggatcctcgtccCAAAAGAAATGTATCCAAAACAGATACATGATCTTATAATCACACCTATTAGGAAATGTACAAAGTTTATGTCTAGCAACAAATCAAGAAGCTAACATCCCTACATTTTTTCACACAAGATTAATCCAAAATACTTCTAAATCCTAAAAAAAGATCCAATTTTTTACACTCATACACAATAATCCAATAAGATAAATTGAACTACAACATTTCATCCCATACCCCTCAGCAATCACAGGCAGAtctaccaaaaaaaaacataaaagcaaATGCAACCCCACAACCCCattaaaaaaaaggttcaaATCTTAAATTCGCCTCTAcgaaaacaaattaaaaacagATCAGAGAGATAAATACCTGAGGGACATGAATCGGTTGATTCAGCTCTCCAGGCTTAATGTCTTCTTCAAGTGGTGCTTGATCTTTTGTTAATTTCACATACTTTGACTGAATTCCTCCTTCTTCCATTTCAATCTGCTAACAAACAATTAATCaacaaatcaaaatcattaacaacaacaacaaaacacagtaaatcaagtaaaatttgaaaattgttcaTCGTAATTGACCGGAAATTTGTGAACTGAGAGTGCCGCCGGTCAAATGAGGTACTCAATATAGTAACTGCtcatatatagaaaaatgtTGGCTGTTTTTATTTAAACGAAGAAATCGTAGATTGCCTCCGAGAACTGAGGGCTTTTGTTTCCTTTTAAGCTATACTTCGTGGTGAGTTTTTTTGATACGCGAGATAAGGAGgtgagatattttaaaattaaatttgaaattatatttaactagcggttaaataattttgaattaatgtaatttagatATCAAGATTCAAGGGCGCTTCTTAAGTTTTATGTATCACATACTGTATTATATACTTTATTTGTTTCGATTAGTTCGTCTTTATTTATATACGACACGTCCATGATCTATCCCCAATTGCTTGGTGTGCGGTATAAGAtgttatatttcaaaattaactttaactttataTTGTGATTAACTGACGATATAAATGATGTTATTTGATTATCTATAGTATAAatgtgatttttaaatttaattataactcatttgatttaagattattttatttcacttcTGAATGAGATAAATTAGTTTAGATACTATGATCTCGGGaagataactttaaaataaattaatatcgTCTCTTAAGTTTTATGTGTTGTATATATCTTTCGTTTTGATTGGTTTGTCTTTATTTGATCAAAttcgatatttaaaaaaaataaagaaattttttttcttattacgtagaatatagtaaaataaattataatcttgtgatcataaatatataaatgctaaaatatatGAGTTATCAAACCAAGAAAGGACATTGTTTTAATGAAATAGatttaaagtaaaaaacaaattgaaataattGAACAAATTTATCATGTTAATATCATTAAAGAATATCGTatcataaaaatagttataattaATCGTCATTTTATGTAACAtactttatttgttaattagtcCCAAGAATAATACTTTTCTATTTCCGGAGAAAGGTTGTATTTACCcttataaattgaaaataagttatattttatttgtcatttataTACTTTCCCAATaaacatattatatattatcatacttcagagctatatttatcttttacccgttaaaattaattgtatttatCTTCAACCATTAAAACTCCATTTTCAGCTTTAAAAAATCACGTGTCATGTCCTTATTCAATCGAATAAATTGATTTCGTAATGAGATCaagttaatatataataataactgagttcacaatctttcataaatttaataatattttaaaaatgcatATACAAGATCCAACACAAAACTATTGAGTTTACGTGAACCCACATGTTACATTGCGACTCTGCCTCACGAAGCATAAATCGACATGGCATAGATGTTTTGTATTTTGTGCAGGAAGAATAAAATGCATTCCCAGTTACACATATTTAAACGTTACAGTCCCTTATGCACATAATATGAGTTAACAGATCTTCATTACTGTCTCTGTCTATATTCAGAGAACCAAGCAAACCACAGTTGGTGTTCTAGTATGTTAATTTTGTAGTACTTTTTCTAAGACTGCATGCTCTTACATCTCAGCAGTAAACGATTTTCCACAACCACAAGTTTGCGTAGCGTTTGGATTTTTGAAAGAGAAGCCCCCGCCTATCAATGCATCGCTGTAGTCCAGTTGCATTCCGAAGATGAAGAGAAGGCTTTTTGGATCACAAACTGAAAGAAAGGGTTGATGCAACAAAAATCTCTTATTTAAATGTCAATAATCACTCGAAAAGAAAACAGAAACAAGTAGCTAGCACGCATAACTTACAAATATAAGAGCGAAATAGTACTGGTTTCTTGTATGGACCCAACACTATAAGCTTTAACTACTTCATGAGTAAAAAACGCCACACAATTGGCAAGGGGAACTTACTGAATCAAGGGTATTAAAATTCGTCTCAAGGTGAACTAAATTATCTAAGTAGATGGGTATGACTGCTAGCTTTAGAAGCATACAAGAGCTAAATATAGGTAATTTTTATACCACAAGCGGCATCAGTTAATCAATGAAGCGAACTTTACAGAGCACACAAGTTTCGAGGTATGAAGCGTAGATAGATCCCTGAGAGTAGAACTTCAACGGAAAAGAAAAGGCAGCCCAGTGCACTAAGCTCCCGTTATGCACAGGCTCGGTGAAAATTTCAATGGAGATGTGAAGTGAAACTCCGTAAGTTGTTTATATAGCAAAGTTGTACTTCATTGAGCAGTGATTTCCACTATCTATTTCCCCACAAGACTGTTAAAACCTGTAAACTCTTTGAACTTTAATTTATATGGAGGTCATCACATTAAATTGCTAATGCATCTATCACCTCTTTTATCTATCAGGCCAACTGATCACTCAATCCATACTTCCTTTTACTTATCTTACTGTCTTTTCATTAAATGAACACGACTAACTTATCTCATCAACTAAAGTGAAGGTTGAGTATCATGATTAACACAAGTATGGTTGTTTCactgaatttatttttcttccatgCTAAGGAGTTAAGGTTTGCAGAATAACACAGATCCAACGGAGATTAACTGCAAATTTGCTCTAAATTTGGTGTGAAACGATGCTCATTCTCTAGCAAAAGAAACCAAGACTGTCATGTTAGAAAATGAGAAATTAAATCCACACATACCAATAACAAATCCATTGTACTCGATGATTGAATCGTCTGGTCTAGCATTTTCTCGCTTTTCAAACTCCATAGTGTATGACATTCCCGAGCATCCCCCTTGTTTGACGCCAATTCTAAGACACAAGTCCTCATTCCGATCACTCCTCATTTTATTCAAGTGCATTAATGCATTGTCAGTTAAGGAAATTGCAGGTGCTACTCCTCCAGATGCAGGTGCTGCTGCATATATCAGAACCAAAGCAACTTATCAGAGCCAAGAGAGATCGCCTATAATAACGTCAACGTCGTGCTTTAACTATTACTTCAGCCTAACTAAAGGTGGCACGGTTTGTTTCTTGAAAGTCACTTTTACTATTTCtcactttgaaaaaaaaaagtgatttagTTATTCTAGATAAACTAAGTTAGAGTTCAAAAGGTCATATTTAAAGTCTTATGGCTCATAACAAGTTACCTATAATTATAGAAGGCGTAAAACCCTGAAAGAAGATTATAACTAAAATGCATCCTTTGTTAAAGTAAGAGCAATTATAATTTGGACAGAAGTAGAGTTCTGTTTATGCTTCACAAAATGTAAACATAATGCCTAAAAATATTTCTCATATAGTATATACATTTTATAGTCGTAAGCCATGAATATTTCCAAAGGTTATCTTGTGTCAAAAGAGGCTGCAGTAATTTATTAAAAGTTCATTTGACAAATGAGAATGTTCCATTCAGGCTCTACTCCCAAATCCCAAAGTttcttgatattattattagacTGTTTATATCCCCTGCTGTTAAAGTTAAGTGCCCTGAAAAGCACCACATGGTTTTCTTTCAATGAATGAAAGGTACAAACGCAGTAAAATCATCCTTGCTTTAAGCACAGAAGATATAAACAGACAAATACAAGCCTTGAGGCCCTTGACCTCCTTTATGATGGTTTTAGTGAGACATTCTGCTACCAGCCGTTTCATATCAACTTCCTCATCACTTCATTGACCCAAAAtccaattttcttattttagaatTGAGGTAACAGAAAAACCAGGTAAATTCAAACAAGGTGATCATAGCTGATCAATTCTTCCCAAATGCACTTAACCTTCTTTAAACAGCTTCTTATCTTAAATGATGGAAAGTGAAAAGAAAGCATGTCATCTGAATCATCCTGATACACGTTTATGAAGCGAAACATTCAAATTCTCCCAAGCATGTGCTACAGTATTCAAAAAGTTTGGTTAATCTGGAAACAGGTAATAGACCTCCCTCAAAGTACCTTGAACAGttacttttccaaagagttctTACATAATGTGCACGTATTAATCTGACTAGATAGTTAAAACAATATTTGTGCATCTTTTCtattatattcaattttcatctatatattttatattttaaattttcaatttttgatcTATTTCTAAATGTTATGTAAAAATTAGTGTTCTTCACCAGGAAAAATATCAAAGTATCTCGCTGAGAAGTTTGACTCGGACTACTCAAAAATCAGCCAAACAATCTCTCCTGAATTCCAGACTGTTTACAGG
This DNA window, taken from Solanum lycopersicum chromosome 5, SLM_r2.1, encodes the following:
- the LOC101252988 gene encoding iron-sulfur assembly protein IscA, chloroplastic isoform X1, which encodes MAFSATLRCSSSLHRPSKNSTISSVLPQSSSSISFRSSPSFFNRKKSLSIRSATLEAAPASGGVAPAISLTDNALMHLNKMRSDRNEDLCLRIGVKQGGCSGMSYTMEFEKRENARPDDSIIEYNGFVIVCDPKSLLFIFGMQLDYSDALIGGGFSFKNPNATQTCGCGKSFTAEM
- the LOC101252988 gene encoding iron-sulfur assembly protein IscA, chloroplastic isoform X2, with the translated sequence MAFSATLRCSSSLHRPSKNSTISSVLPQSSSSISFRSSPSFFNRKKSLSIRSATLEAPASGGVAPAISLTDNALMHLNKMRSDRNEDLCLRIGVKQGGCSGMSYTMEFEKRENARPDDSIIEYNGFVIVCDPKSLLFIFGMQLDYSDALIGGGFSFKNPNATQTCGCGKSFTAEM
- the LOC101253287 gene encoding cell number regulator 6-like: MEEGGIQSKYVKLTKDQAPLEEDIKPGELNQPIHVPQLVVHKCNECGQVLPESFEPPADEPWTSGIFGCAEDKDSCWTGLFCPCVLFGRNVERLRDDTPWTTPCVCHAIFVEGGIALAAATAVCHGIDPGTSFLIGEGLLFGWWMCGIYTGLFRQSLQKKYHLKNSPCDPCLAHCCLHWCALCQEHREMKNRLSDNSALPMTIVNPPPIQEMNAAASDNREYVPSSANNSEQTNLEMQAL